In a genomic window of Anoplopoma fimbria isolate UVic2021 breed Golden Eagle Sablefish chromosome 6, Afim_UVic_2022, whole genome shotgun sequence:
- the dis3 gene encoding LOW QUALITY PROTEIN: exosome complex exonuclease RRP44 (The sequence of the model RefSeq protein was modified relative to this genomic sequence to represent the inferred CDS: inserted 1 base in 1 codon): protein MLKSKTFMKKTRAGGVMKIVREHYLRDDIWCGSEVCAECKQESTVLQRDACVESNLCTYPHYVIPDTNVVLHQIDVLEDPVIRNVIILQTVLQEVRHRSAPVYKRLKDIIHEKEKCFYTFTNEHHRDTFIEREPGESANDRNDRAIRVAAKWYSQHLKTSESEADGLKVVLLTNDQGNKQKAEESGLLVYRCEEYIKSLXRNPELVDRLALSNDDKHDITSSKVLFPEHLPLSRIQAGIKGGTFLQGTFRASRDNYLEATVFVQGEGEDSTEVIIQGLQNLNRAVYQDVVAVQLLPRNQWVAPSSVMLQDEGPAKDDNEEDKEEEERSLRILAAEAARKPTGKVVGIIKRNWRPFCGMLNISQIKESTRHLFTPADRRIPRIRIETRQASTLAGQRIMVAIDGWPKHSRYPNGHFVRSLGNAGEKDTEQEVLLLEHDVPHQAFSQAVLSFLPKTPWAITPEDMEKREDLRHLTVCSVDPPGCTDIDDALHCRELDNGNLEVGVHIADVSHFIRPGNAMDKEAASRGTTVYLCGKRIDMVPELLSSNLCSLRSNVERLAFSCIWEMNPNAEIIKTRFTKSVINSKASMTYAEAQMRIDDTTQDDDITKSLRGLNKLAKVLKRKRILKGALTLSSLEVRFHIDSETHDPIDLQTKELMETNSMVEEFMLLANISVAQKIYDEFPDCAMLRKHPAPPPSNYDILLKAAKSKDVEIHTDSAKALADSLDVARVDGFPYFNTLLRILATRCMMQAVYFCSGMDSDFHHYGLASPIYTHFTSPIRRYADIIVHRLLAVAIGADSTYPDLMDKQKQSALSNNLNYRHKMSQYAQRASVAFHTQLFFKSRGILNEEGFVLFVRKNAIIVLIPKFGLEGTVFFDSKDKSGPTLVFDEEGPTLKVEQHTFRIFDRVKVTISLDASNIQHQKIRMSLIEPVIAGVSVPAPDVEPQAKKPKLDR, encoded by the exons ATGTTGAAATCTAAAACCTTCATGAAGAAGACCCGGGCGGGTGGGGTGATGAAGATAGTGCGCGAGCATTACCTGAGAGATGATATTTGGTGCGGGAGCGAAGTGTGCGCGGAATGCAAACAGGAGTCCACGGTGCTGCAGAGAGACGCGTGTGTTGAGAGCAACCTGTGCACGTATCCACACTATGTGATCCCTGACACTAATGTGGTTCTGCACCAG ATTGACGTGTTGGAGGACCCTGTGATTCGTAATGTGATAATCCTTCAGACGGTGCTACAGGAGGTTCGCCACCGCAGTGCACCAGTCTATAAACGCCTGAAGGACATTATACACGAGAAAGAGAAATGCTTCTACACCTTTACCAACGAACATCACAG AGACACATTCATTGAACGAGAACCCGGAGAGAGCGCCAATGACCGTAACGACCGCGCCATCCGTGTGGCTGCAAAATGGTACAGCCAGCACCTGAAGACGTCCGAGTCCGAAGCAGACGGACTCAAGGTGGTCCTCCTCACCAATGATCAAGGGAACAAGCAGAAGGCCGAGGAGAGCGGCTTGCTGGTGTACAGAT GTGAAGAGTACATCAAGAGTC ATAGGAACCCTGAACTTGTGGACCGTCTGGCTTTGTCCAATGATGACAAG CATGATATCACTAGCAGCAAGGTGTTATTCCCAGAGCACCTCCCCCTGTCGAGGATCCAAGCAGGAATTAAGGGCGGCACTTTCCTCCAGGGCACCTTTAGGGCCAGCAGGGACAACTACCTGGAGGCCACTGTCTTTGTTCAGGGAGAGGGTGAAGACAGCacagag GTGATCATCCAAGGTCTTCAGAACCTCAACAGAGCAGTGTACCAAGATGTGGTTGCCGTGCAGCTGTTGCCGCGCAATCAGTGGGTGGCGCCCTCCTCAGTCATGCTGCAGGATGAAGGCCCAGCGAAGGACGATaatgaggaggacaaagaggaggaggagagatcc TTGAGGATATTAGCAGCTGAAGCAGCCAGGAAGCCAACAGGCAAAGTAGTGGGAATCATCAAAAGGAACTGGAGGCCATTCTGTGGCATGCTCAATATCTCCCAAATCAAAGAG TCAACCCGCCATCTCTTCACCCCGGCAGACCGCCGTATCCCACGCATTCGCATTGAAACACGTCAGGCATCCACGCTGGCAGGCCAGAGGATCATGGTGGCCATCGACGGCTGGCCCAAACACTCCAGATATCCCAAT ggCCACTTTGTGCGCAGTCTGGGAAATGCCGGGGAGAAGGACACGGAGCaggaggtgctgctgctggagcatGACGTCCCCCACCAGGCCTtctctcaggctgtgctcagttTCCTTCCCAAGACGCCGTGGGCCATCACACCAGAG GAcatggagaagagagaggaccTGAGGCATCTGACAGTGTGCAGTGTGGATCCTCCTGGATGTACAGACATAGATGACGCCCTGCACTGTAGAGAGCTGGACAATGGAAACCTTGAG gtGGGCGTCCACATCGCTGATGTAAGTCACTTTATCAGACCTGGCAACGCTATGGACAAAGAGGCTGCGAGCCGTGGCACCACTGTCTACTTGTGTGGCAAA AGGATTGATATGGTTCCTGAGCTGCTCAGCTCCAATCTTTGTTCTCTACGCTCCAACGTGGAAAG gctGGCTTTCTCATGTATCTGGGAGATGAACCCCAATGCTGAAATCATTAAGACCCGGTTCACAAAAAGTGTCATTAACTCCAAG GCATCTATGACCTACGCTGAGGCCCAGATGAGGATTGATGACACCACCCAGGACGATGACATCACCAAGAGCCTGCGAGGTCTCAACAAACTAGCCAAAGTGCTCAAGAGGAAGAGGATATTGAAAGG GGCGCTGACACTGTCTTCCTTAGAGGTCCGATTCCACATTGACAGTGAAACCCACGACCCCATTGACCTCCAGACCAAAGAACTCAT GGAGACAAACTCTATGGTAGAGGAGTTCATGTTGCTGGCCAATATTTCAGTTGCCCAGAAGATTTACGATGAATTTCCAGACTGTGCAATGCTGAGGAAACATCCGGCGCCGCCTCCATCTAACTACGACATCCTGCTCAAGGCTGCAAAGTCCAAG GATGTGGAGATCCACACAGATTCGGCAAAGGCCCTGGCTGACTCCCTTGACGTGGCCAGAGTGGACGGCTTCCCGTACTTTAACACGCTACTGCGCATCCTGGCCACTCGCTGCATGATGCAGGCCGTCTATTTTTGTTCCGGCATGGACAGCGATTTCCACCACTATGGCCTTGCTTCACCCATTTATACACACTTCACGTCCCCTATTAGGAG GTACGCAGATATTATAGTTCACCGCCTGCTGGCTGTGGCCATAGGAGCAGACAGCACCTACCCAGATTTGATGGATAAACAAAAGCAGTCAGCCCTCTCCAACAACCTCAATTACAGACACAAAATGTCTCAGTATGCACAGAGGGCATCTGTGGCCTtccacacacag TTGTTCTTCAAGAGCAGAGGCATACTGAACGAAGAGGgatttgttctgtttgtgaggaagaaCGCAATCATCGTACTCATCCCAAAGTTCGGCCTGGAGGGAACGGTCTTCTTTGACAGCAAAGACAAGTCCGGCCCAACCCTTGTTTTTGATGAagag GGTCCCACTCTGAAAGTAGAGCAGCACACCTTCCGCATATTTGACAGGGTGAAGGTCACCATCAGCCTGGATGCCTCCAATATTCAGCACCAGAAGATCCGCATGTCTCTGATTGAACCTGTG ATCGCTGGTGTGAGTGTTCCAGCCCCAGATGTTGAACCACAGGCCAAGAAACCAAAACTGGACCGCTGA